Proteins encoded by one window of Cydia splendana chromosome 14, ilCydSple1.2, whole genome shotgun sequence:
- the LOC134796868 gene encoding vacuolar protein sorting-associated protein 16 homolog, with translation MIISGALYRVPIAVVRDRKQFGRIATTAKPVITIYNCVGNVLSKILWNSGVLVHMGWSDGEQLLCVQESGDVLVYDMFGAYQKTFNMGQEIRDTKVSKAQLFSNRTGSNTNR, from the exons ATGATCATCAGTGGAGCCCTGTACAGAGTGCCTATTGCTGTGGTGCGGGACCGGAAGCAGTTTGGCAGGATTGCAACCACTGCCAAACCTGTCATAACAATTTACAACTGTGTAGGGAATGTTCTATCAAAGATTTTG TGGAACAGCGGAGTCCTGGTCCACATGGGCTGGTCGGACGGGGAGCAGCTGCTGTGTGTGCAGGAGAGCGGAGATGTGCTCGTTTATGACATGTTTGGCGCCTACCAGAAGACATTCAATATGGGGCAAGAAATTAGGGACACTAAG GTCAGCAAAGCACAGCTGTTCTCAAATAGGACTGGCTCTAACACCAACCGCTGA